The Elgaria multicarinata webbii isolate HBS135686 ecotype San Diego chromosome 1, rElgMul1.1.pri, whole genome shotgun sequence genome has a window encoding:
- the GJC1 gene encoding gap junction gamma-1 protein: protein MSWSFLTRLLEEIHNHSTFVGKIWLTVLIVFRIVLTAVGGESIYYDEQSKFVCNTEQPGCENVCYDAFAPLSHVRFWVFQIILVSTPSVMYLGYAIHKIARMVEHGETERKFRSKPFPMRWKQHRGLEEAEDDQEEDPMMYPEIELESDRENKEYPPLTKVKHDGRRRIREDGLMKIYILQLLSRTVFEIGFLVGQYFLYGFEVSPKFLCSRKPCPHTIDCFISRPTEKTIFLLIMYGVSSLCLLLNIWEMLHLGFGTIRDTLNNKQKELEDSGTYNYPFTWNTPSAPPGYNIAVKPDQIQYTELANAKIAYKQNKANIAQEQQYGSNEENIPTELENLQREIKVAQERLDLAIQAYNNQNNPTCSKEKKPKGSSNKSSGSSKSGDGKTSVWI from the coding sequence ATGAGTTGGAGTTTCTTGACACGTCTATTAGAGGAAATCCACAACCACTCCACGTTTGTTGGGAAGATCTGGCTGACAGTGCTGATCGTATTCCGCATTGTCCTCACTGCTGTGGGAGGGGAATCCATCTATTATGATGAGCAAAGCAAATTTGTATGCAACACGGAACAGCCAGGTTGTGAGAATGTTTGCTATGATGCTTTTGCCCCCCTCTCTCATGTGCGGTTTTGGGTTTTTCAGATCATCCTAGTCTCCACTCCCTCAGTGATGTACCTGGGTTATGCCATTCACAAAATTGCTCGGATGGTGGAACATGGTGAAACAGAGAGGAAGTTCCGGAGTAAGCCTTTCCCAATGCGCTGGAAACAACATCGGGGCTTAGAAGAGGCAGAGGATGACCAAGAGGAAGATCCAATGATGTACCCAGAGATTGAGCTAGAGAGTGACCGGGAAAACAAGGAGTATCCACCCCTAACCAAAGTGAAGCATGATGGTAGGAGGCGAATTCGAGAGGATGGGCTTATGAAGATTTATATACTACAGCTTCTAAGCAGGACTGTGTTTGAAATTGGTTTCCTTGTTGGCCAATATTTCCTCTATGGGTTTGAAGTTAGCCCCAAATTTCTTTGTAGCAGGAAGCCATGTCCACATACAATAGACTGCTTCATTTCAAGGCCCACTGAAAAAACCATATTCCTGCTCATCATGTATGGTGTGAGTAGTTTATGTTTACTTCTGAATATCTGGGAAATGCTTCACTTGGGATTTGGTACCATCCGGGACACACTGAACAATAAGCAGAAAGAGCTGGAGGATTCAGGGACCTATAATTACCCTTTTACTTGGAATACACCATCCGCCCCTCCAGGCTACAACATTGCAGTGAAGCCTGACCAAATACAGTACACAGAACTAGCTAATGCTAAAATAGCCTACAAGCAGAACAAGGCCAACATTGCACAAGAACAGCAATATGGTAGCAATGAAGAGAACATTCCAACTGAGTTGGAGAACCTCCAGCGAGAAATCAAAGTTGCTCAGGAACGCTTAGATCTTGCCATCCAGGCTTACAATAATCAGAACAACCCTACCTGTTCTAAGGAGAAGAAGCCCAAAGGCAGCTCAAACAAAAGCAGTGGCAGTAGCAAATCAGGGGATGGAAAAACCTCTGTGTGGATTTGA